From Camelina sativa cultivar DH55 chromosome 7, Cs, whole genome shotgun sequence, one genomic window encodes:
- the LOC104704957 gene encoding ribonucleoside-diphosphate reductase large subunit-like, which produces MRHRPIGIGVQGLADAFILLGMPFDSPEAQQLNKDIFETIYYHALKASSELAARVGPYETYAGSPVSKGILQPDMWNVIPSNRWDWADLRNMISKNGVRNSLLVAPMPTASTSQILGNNECFEPYTSNIYSRRVLSGEFVVVNKHLLHDLTDMGLWTPTLKNKLINENGSIVNVAEIPDDLKAIYRTVWEIKQRTVVDMAVDRGCYIDQSQSLNIHMDKPNFAKLTSLHFYAWKKGLKTGMYYLRSRAAADAIKFTVDTAMLKEKPSVAEGGKEVEEEDNETKLAQMVCSLTNPDECLACGS; this is translated from the exons ATGCGTCACAGACCTATTGGTATCGGTGTACAAGGTCTTGCAGATGCATTTATCCTCCTTGGAATGCCATTTGATTCTCCAGAG GCCCAACAATTGAATAAGGATATATTTGAAACCATATACTACCATGCCCTCAAAGCATCTTCAGAGCTTGCTGCAAGAGTTGGGCCCTATGAAACCTACGCAGGAAGTCCTGTGAGTAAG GGAATCCTTCAACCTGACATGTGGAATGTAATTCCATCAAACCGCTGGGACTGGGCTGATCTTAGAAATATGATATCAAAGAATGGAGTGAGGAACTCTCTTTTAGTAGCACCTATGCCAACTGCTTCAACCAGTCAGATTCTCGGGAACAATGAATGTTTTGAGCCATACACATCAAACATCTACAGCCGGAGAGTCTTGAG TGGTGAGTTCGTAGTGGTGAATAAGCATCTTCTCCATGACTTAACTGATATGGGACTTTGGACTCCAACGTTGaagaacaaattaattaatgagaatGGTTCTATAGTAAATGTTGCGGAGATACCTGACGACTTGAAGGCTATTTACAG AACCGTGTGGGAAATCAAACAGAGAACAGTGGTGGACATGGCTGTTGATCGTGGATGCTACATAGATCAAAGCCAAAGCTTGAACATACACATGGACAAACCCAACTTCGCAAAACTCACTTCCTTACACTTCTATGCTTGGAAAAAG GGTTTGAAAACCGGGATGTATTACCTGCGATCTCGTGCTGCAGCTGATGCGATAAAGTTCACAGTTGACACAGCCATGctcaag GAGAAGCCGAGTGTAGCAGAAGGAGgtaaagaagtagaagaagaggataatgaAACTAAGTTGGCGCAGATGGTATGTTCCTTGACAAACCCTGACGAATGTTTAGCCTGCGGAAGTTGA